The proteins below come from a single Aptenodytes patagonicus chromosome 2, bAptPat1.pri.cur, whole genome shotgun sequence genomic window:
- the GMNN gene encoding geminin, whose protein sequence is MNSKMKQKLNAEKSSGPLQKYLTDTTCSAAPRRTLKMIQPSATGCMIGRRNEKKSSVKRKLWNNKFTSKACKAEVSVDKEQENENMNDVIQAVDLMIKGSPSSQYWKEVAEERRKALYEVLQENEKLHKEIEQKDGEIARLKEENEELMSLAEHVHYMASMIERLTGQAPDNLETLESLALEEPKQENEEFNCGDDADSTSEEGPSQVSCGLRESISDLASKEANYLQLE, encoded by the exons ATGAAttccaaaatgaaacagaaactgAATGCAGAAAAATCATCAGGACCTTTGCAG AAGTACCTCACAGACACCACATGCAGTGCTGCCCCAAGACGAACTCTTAAAATGATTCAGCCTTCAGCAACAGGTTGCATGATTGGCAGACGTAATGAG AAGAAATCTTCAGTCAAAAGGAAACTCTGGAATAACAAGTTCACCTCAAAGGCTTGTAAAGCTGAGGTGTCTGTGGACAAGGAGCAAGAAAATGAGAATATGAATGATGTCATTCAAGCTGTAGATCTCATGATAAAAG GAAGTCCTTCATCTCAATATTGGAAAGAAGTGGctgaagaaaggaggaaggctCTGTATGAAGTgcttcaagaaaatgaaaag TTACACAAAGAAATCGAACAGAAAGATGGTGAAATCGCCCgcctaaaagaagaaaatgaagagctaATGTCCCTTGCTGAACATGTGCATTATATGGCCAGCATGATTGAG aGGCTAACTGGGCAAGCACCTGACAATCTTGAGACACTGGAGAGTCTGGCTCTAGAGGAACCCAAACAAGAAAATGAAGAGTTTAACTGTGGCGATGATGCAGACAGCACTTctgaagaagggccatcacaagtaTCATGTGGCTTAAGGGAAAGTATATCAGACCTTGCTTCAAAGGAAGCAAATTACTTGCAACTGGAATGA